One Bosea sp. 685 DNA segment encodes these proteins:
- a CDS encoding ABC transporter permease: MLKMIGQRLMTTIPSIIGVIIVTFLLTRVLPGDTAAYFAGPAASPQAIAEIRGKLGLDRPLPVQFASYVTALAKGDLGQSLTTGQPVTRDIAARLPASAELTLAGLLLAMAVALPLGVLAAVKQGSWIDHLCRIVATAGVSLPVFFTGLLLVYVFYFLLGWSPAPLGRLDVFASEPPGVTGFLLIDMLLARDLEGFRAAFSQLILPAVTLAIFSLAPITRMTRASMLAVLGADFVRTARASGLTNSKVIGTYAFRNAMLPVVTTLGMVFSFLLGANVLVEKVFAWPGIGSYAVEALIASDYAPIQGFVLTMAVMYVALNLMIDVLYGVIDPRVRLEG, from the coding sequence ATGCTCAAGATGATCGGCCAGCGCCTTATGACGACCATCCCGTCGATCATCGGCGTGATCATCGTCACCTTCCTGCTCACACGGGTCCTGCCGGGCGACACCGCCGCCTATTTCGCCGGGCCCGCGGCGTCGCCCCAGGCCATCGCCGAGATCCGCGGCAAGCTCGGCCTCGACCGACCGCTGCCGGTGCAGTTCGCGTCTTACGTCACGGCGCTGGCGAAGGGCGATCTCGGCCAGTCGCTGACGACCGGCCAGCCTGTGACCAGGGACATTGCCGCGCGGCTGCCGGCCTCGGCCGAGCTGACATTGGCCGGCTTGCTCCTCGCCATGGCGGTGGCGCTGCCGCTGGGTGTGCTGGCCGCGGTGAAGCAGGGCTCCTGGATCGATCATCTCTGCCGGATCGTCGCGACGGCGGGCGTCTCGTTGCCGGTGTTCTTCACCGGGCTCTTGCTGGTCTATGTCTTCTACTTCCTGCTCGGTTGGTCTCCGGCGCCGCTCGGGCGGCTCGATGTCTTCGCCTCCGAGCCGCCTGGCGTCACCGGCTTCCTGCTGATCGACATGCTGCTCGCGCGCGATCTTGAGGGTTTTCGCGCCGCCTTCTCGCAGCTCATCCTGCCGGCCGTGACGCTCGCCATCTTCTCGCTCGCGCCGATCACGCGGATGACGCGTGCCTCGATGCTGGCGGTGCTCGGCGCCGATTTCGTCCGCACGGCGCGCGCCAGCGGCCTGACCAATAGCAAGGTCATCGGCACCTATGCCTTCCGCAACGCCATGCTGCCGGTGGTGACGACGCTCGGCATGGTGTTCTCCTTCCTGCTCGGCGCCAATGTGCTGGTCGAGAAGGTCTTTGCCTGGCCAGGCATCGGCTCCTATGCGGTCGAGGCGCTGATCGCCTCGGACTACGCCCCGATCCAGGGTTTCGTGCTGACCATGGCGGTGATGTATGTCGCGCTGAACCTCATGATCGACGTGCTCTACGGCGTCATCGATCCCCGCGTCAGGCTGGAGGGTTGA
- a CDS encoding ABC transporter permease — protein sequence MSQILKKEPEPAPGEPSPAESLPAESLPAESLPALRFEAPPSTSLWAHARHIVTENPVTGLAFGLFALILVAALIGPSIVPYDPLASNTNAALQGPSRAHWFGTDQLGRDIFSRVIAATRLDFSIAVFSVALVFVLGGLAGIMAGFFGGWVDKLVGRVADTIMAFPLFVLAMGIVAALGNSVTNIVLATAIINFPLYARVARAEANVRRDAGFVQAARLSGNSDWRLLLTQILPNIMPIMAVQMSLTMGYAILNAAGLSFIGLGVRPPTPEWGIMVAEGASFIVSGEWWIAFFPGLALMIAVFCFNLLGDGVRDLVDPQRRN from the coding sequence ATGTCCCAAATCCTCAAAAAAGAACCCGAGCCCGCTCCCGGCGAACCCTCGCCCGCCGAATCTTTGCCGGCCGAGTCCTTGCCGGCCGAGTCCTTGCCGGCATTGCGCTTCGAGGCGCCGCCCTCGACCAGCCTGTGGGCGCATGCGCGCCATATCGTGACGGAGAACCCGGTGACGGGGCTCGCCTTCGGGCTGTTTGCGCTGATCCTGGTAGCGGCGCTGATCGGCCCCTCGATCGTGCCTTATGATCCTCTCGCCTCGAACACCAATGCGGCGCTGCAGGGCCCGAGCCGTGCGCATTGGTTCGGCACGGACCAGCTAGGCCGCGACATCTTCAGCCGCGTCATTGCGGCGACAAGGCTCGATTTCTCGATCGCGGTGTTCTCGGTCGCGCTCGTCTTCGTGCTCGGCGGACTTGCCGGCATCATGGCCGGCTTCTTCGGCGGCTGGGTCGACAAGCTGGTCGGGCGCGTCGCTGACACCATCATGGCGTTCCCGCTCTTCGTGCTGGCGATGGGCATCGTGGCCGCGCTCGGCAACAGCGTCACCAATATCGTGCTGGCGACGGCGATCATCAATTTTCCGCTCTATGCCCGCGTCGCCCGCGCCGAGGCGAATGTGCGCCGCGACGCCGGTTTCGTGCAGGCGGCGCGGCTCTCCGGCAATTCCGACTGGCGGCTGCTGCTGACGCAAATCCTGCCCAACATCATGCCGATCATGGCGGTGCAGATGTCGCTGACCATGGGCTACGCCATCCTGAACGCGGCGGGCCTCTCCTTCATCGGTTTGGGCGTGCGCCCGCCGACACCTGAATGGGGCATCATGGTCGCGGAAGGTGCGAGCTTCATCGTCTCCGGCGAATGGTGGATCGCCTTCTTCCCGGGCCTGGCCCTGATGATCGCGGTGTTCTGCTTCAACCTGCTCGGCGACGGCGTGCGCGACCTCGTCGATCCGCAGCGGAGGAATTGA